GAAAGAGGCACGCGCTTCCAGTGCCTTGGCGATGTCCGTCAAGGTATCACCATCGCGCGCTACGTACTCAACATCCTCGCTCGTCCCCAATGAGGCCGCTGTCAGTTGGTAGCTATCACCCGCAAGTACGGCGTTACCACCGCGGGATGCCGCGGTATCGCCGGCAATTGTGATTGTTGCCGTGCCACCGCTTACGGCTGCAGCACCGGAAACGACCATTGCGGTCGCCGCGATATCAGTTCCTGTCCCAAGTGTTAGGGCTTGCGTCCCCAAGTCCGCTTTTTGCGCAGTGATCGTTGAAGATGCAACGCTACCATCTGCTGACCGATCCAGTGAGGACAAGACATTCACTTCCGAACTGCCAACTTTGGCCAAGGACGTCGCCAAATCGGTGCCACCGTCCTTGTTGCCTAGCAAGTTTAGACCATTGAATTGGGCAGCGCCTGTGATCGAAGTAATCTGATCGCGAAGCGAAGCAAGATCCGCCTGAAGTTTATCACCGTCGAAATTTTCTTCGTTAGCGGAAATCACCTTACCTTTAATATCGTTCAGCAAGTCTGTGATTTTCTCCGCACCATTGCGGGCAACCGCAACAGTAGATTGCCCCAGCGACAGACTTTCGGATATCGCTTTGAAACCTTTGACGTCGGATTCCATTACTTTGGAAATCGCCCAAACGGCCGAGTTGTCTTTCGCACTCGCTACGGATTTACCTGTGGAAATTGCAGATTGAGTATCAGCTAGATTGCTATTGACTGACTTCAATGTTTGAAGTGCGACCATCGCGCTATTGTTAGTCAAAATACTGGACATATTTTTTGGGCCCTTTGTTTGCGCCTTTTGCGCATGATTTAGGATTTCGACCCTATCGGATCGGCTAACTACGCCGTTCTGACGATTTACAATTCGCATTTCGCGGATTGTCCGTTCTGGATTGCACCCCTTATGCCAACACTATCTTGAACAAGTGATTAACGATCAAAAATACATTCAGCCGAATTTGAATAAAATCAGAATTTTTTGGAATTTCGCATTTGCGGTTCGCGTACAACCTGAAGCGATCCAGACTTATTATAGATATTCACCTCATCCGAACTCACATAACTTTGCTTCAGATGGCTACGAGCGGACTGAACACCCTTGATCATTGCAGCAAGGATGGCTTGGTTTCGGCGCAGCTCACTCCCTACCTTTTCAGAATTCTCGCTATTTAGAACTGAAATATCCAATTGGGAGATTTGCAATTCCTTCTGCTTCGCAAAATCCGCCAGCCCGTCGAGATCAACTGTAAGCGCCGCCTGCCTCTCTTTTTCAAGAAGCCCAAGCAGTTCGTCAATCTGATTTGAGGTCATCAAAGCGTCCCTTCATTGCTTCAAATAGCGTCTCAGACAACCCAAAACCCCCACTTTTCGCCAGCTCAAGCGCCTGCGCATCTCGTAGAAATGAACCGAATTGCTCTTCACCTGCTCCACCGCCAAAATCACCCCGAGTATCCCCAACACCCGCGGACTTCAACATTTCGGAAATAAATGTTGCTTCAAGCTTTACGACTACGTCTCGAAGATCATTTAATTGACGATTGTCGTTTATTGGTGGGGATCCGCTCTGGGAAATTTGAGTACCATTAATCAACATTCGATTCTCCTTCATCTCAGGTGAATATTCGCCATTTCGGTAAAGAATTAGTAATCAACTGCTGCAATGAAGAGGCGACCAAATGTCGGAGAACCGATGACAGATATTGCAAACCTTAAACTTCAGACGGATAGCGCAACGAGAGCGACTGTAATCGTTTCAATTGACGTGGAAGACGATTCTTCAGTCGCTCCGGTCAATTTTGAACAAATTAT
The Rhodobacteraceae bacterium S2214 genome window above contains:
- a CDS encoding flagellin; this encodes MSSILTNNSAMVALQTLKSVNSNLADTQSAISTGKSVASAKDNSAVWAISKVMESDVKGFKAISESLSLGQSTVAVARNGAEKITDLLNDIKGKVISANEENFDGDKLQADLASLRDQITSITGAAQFNGLNLLGNKDGGTDLATSLAKVGSSEVNVLSSLDRSADGSVASSTITAQKADLGTQALTLGTGTDIAATAMVVSGAAAVSGGTATITIAGDTAASRGGNAVLAGDSYQLTAASLGTSEDVEYVARDGDTLTDIAKALEARASFQAKSDGLDIEFSRSGATLTLTNNSTTAVTAVGAVTSAGTAGGGLELLDKVDVSTLDGAKASLAAFESLVQTSIDAAAQFGSTEGRIEIQSEFVSSLSDSLKSGIGALVDANMEETSARLQALQVQQQLAVQSLSIANQAPQSILSLFR
- a CDS encoding rod-binding protein gives rise to the protein MLINGTQISQSGSPPINDNRQLNDLRDVVVKLEATFISEMLKSAGVGDTRGDFGGGAGEEQFGSFLRDAQALELAKSGGFGLSETLFEAMKGRFDDLKSD